From Brucella pseudogrignonensis, a single genomic window includes:
- the eipB gene encoding cell envelope integrity protein EipB yields MHFFRMAFVASGAAVCVWGGVANAASTVSLIPHRAVYDLTLDRADEKSGISGLTGRMVYEFNGSACEGYTTNFRFVTRIDMDEQPQRVTDQQTTSFESADGKDFRFANKTFVDKELVKEVRGDAKVEGGKTVVALSKPKEDKLDLKATQFPTTHMEELIAKATAGEKFYQTTLYDASEDADRVVATTVVVGKEQEAKNDETKAMGKFTKDNVWPVTISYFDDKEKQDGLPIYRINFKLYKNGITRDLTMDYGDFSMRGKLVKLDLYDDNATNADCK; encoded by the coding sequence ATGCATTTTTTCAGAATGGCGTTTGTGGCAAGTGGAGCGGCAGTTTGTGTTTGGGGTGGCGTTGCCAATGCTGCCTCGACGGTGTCGCTGATTCCGCATCGCGCCGTTTATGATCTCACATTGGATCGTGCGGATGAGAAGTCGGGGATTAGTGGACTGACGGGGCGCATGGTCTATGAGTTCAATGGTTCTGCATGTGAAGGCTATACGACGAATTTCCGTTTTGTAACGCGTATTGACATGGATGAGCAGCCACAGCGTGTGACCGATCAGCAGACGACAAGTTTTGAGAGCGCTGACGGAAAGGACTTCCGTTTTGCCAATAAGACTTTTGTTGACAAGGAACTGGTTAAGGAAGTGCGTGGTGATGCCAAGGTTGAAGGCGGGAAAACTGTTGTCGCATTGTCAAAGCCCAAAGAAGACAAGCTTGATCTAAAAGCCACACAGTTCCCTACAACGCATATGGAAGAGTTGATCGCGAAAGCGACGGCTGGCGAAAAATTCTATCAGACGACACTCTATGATGCTTCCGAAGATGCAGATCGTGTTGTTGCGACCACTGTTGTTGTCGGTAAAGAGCAGGAAGCCAAGAACGACGAAACCAAGGCAATGGGCAAGTTCACAAAGGACAATGTCTGGCCGGTGACGATTTCATACTTCGACGACAAGGAAAAGCAGGATGGCCTGCCGATTTATCGTATCAACTTCAAGCTTTACAAAAATGGCATCACCCGTGATCTGACGATGGA
- a CDS encoding RidA family protein, whose translation MTDTIDSRLQNLGITLPEAAAPAANYVPFAQTGSLLLTSGQLPLENGKLVHTGQIGDALTVAHGQAAARACAVNILAQAKAALGDLNKIKRIVKITVFVSSTADFVEQHLVANGASDLLVAVLGDAGKHARSAVGVASLPLNAPVEIEAIIEVA comes from the coding sequence ATGACCGACACCATCGACAGCCGCCTGCAAAATTTGGGTATAACTTTGCCGGAAGCTGCGGCACCGGCTGCGAACTACGTACCTTTCGCACAAACAGGCTCGCTGCTGCTGACTTCAGGTCAGCTTCCATTGGAAAATGGCAAGCTTGTTCATACCGGCCAAATCGGCGATGCGCTTACGGTCGCCCATGGTCAGGCTGCGGCACGCGCCTGCGCAGTCAACATTCTCGCACAAGCGAAAGCAGCGCTTGGTGATCTGAACAAGATCAAGCGCATCGTAAAGATCACCGTGTTCGTTTCCTCGACAGCTGATTTCGTTGAACAGCATCTGGTTGCCAATGGCGCATCTGACCTGCTCGTTGCCGTTCTTGGCGATGCTGGCAAGCACGCACGTTCGGCGGTCGGCGTCGCAAGCTTGCCGCTCAACGCCCCAGTTGAGATCGAAGCCATCATCGAGGTTGCATAA
- a CDS encoding glycerophosphodiester phosphodiesterase, whose product MSSPEWLKKQPIAHRGLHDLNNTRWENTLAAFAAAAKAGFAIECDVHLTKDGGVIVFHDDDLERLTGQKGRISDLTLAEATALKIGGTNDHAPSLREMLDLVAGRVPVVIELKGIEGRDDGLVAAVANELAGYKGEAAIMSFDHHLVRLFASDAPGIPGGLTAEGTQMKHFEAHFSMLAHQISFVSYNVHHLPNPFVSFVREKLNLPVISWTVRNPEMKTHSDQNVDQITFEGFDPRTLVS is encoded by the coding sequence ATGTCATCCCCTGAATGGCTCAAAAAACAGCCGATTGCACATCGCGGCCTCCACGACCTCAACAATACACGCTGGGAAAACACGCTTGCTGCATTTGCAGCAGCTGCAAAGGCGGGCTTTGCCATTGAGTGTGATGTTCACCTGACCAAAGACGGCGGCGTGATCGTTTTTCACGATGACGATCTTGAACGCCTCACAGGTCAGAAGGGCCGCATCAGCGATCTGACGCTTGCAGAAGCAACCGCTCTGAAAATTGGCGGTACAAATGACCACGCGCCATCGTTGCGCGAAATGCTTGATCTGGTTGCCGGTCGTGTTCCGGTTGTGATTGAGCTAAAAGGCATCGAAGGTCGCGATGACGGTCTTGTCGCAGCAGTTGCCAATGAATTAGCCGGTTACAAGGGCGAAGCTGCAATCATGTCATTCGACCATCATCTGGTTCGACTGTTTGCAAGCGATGCACCGGGTATTCCGGGCGGACTGACAGCCGAAGGCACACAGATGAAGCACTTCGAAGCGCATTTCTCAATGCTCGCGCATCAGATTTCCTTCGTATCCTATAATGTGCATCACCTGCCAAACCCATTCGTCAGTTTTGTGCGCGAAAAGCTCAATCTTCCGGTCATCAGCTGGACAGTACGCAATCCTGAAATGAAAACGCATAGCGATCAGAACGTGGATCAGATCACCTTCGAAGGCTTTGATCCACGCACATTGGTCTCCTAG
- a CDS encoding GNAT family N-acetyltransferase, with the protein MNDDERQTEQSFALRIVESVGEFSEYEWNRLAGACPQGGNYNPFISRAFLLALEQSGSVSQQAGWLPHFLRLEDHEGYLIGAVPNYLKGHSQGEYVFDHGWADAFERAGGRYYPKFQASIPFTPATGPRLLHHREFEPEAIQVALATGLRQLTDQTGASSAHVTFAPQTEISSLEAAGYLHRTDQQFHFINNGFSNYDDFLNELVSRKRKALKKERREAVSEGIEIDWLTSKELTESVWDDFYEFYIDTGSRKWGRPYLNRKFFSLIGESMADDILLVMAKRNGRYIAGAINFIGSDTLYGRHWGCIEDHPYLHFEVCYHQAIDFAIDRKLSVVEAGAQGEHKLARGYVPVTTHSAHYIAHEGFRRAVSEYLVRERREVDYIHAALEEHSPFKHT; encoded by the coding sequence ATGAATGACGACGAAAGGCAGACTGAACAAAGCTTCGCTCTCCGGATCGTTGAAAGCGTTGGCGAATTTTCTGAATACGAATGGAACCGCCTTGCGGGAGCTTGCCCGCAAGGCGGAAATTACAATCCGTTTATTTCCCGCGCATTTCTTCTGGCTCTGGAACAATCAGGCTCAGTCTCTCAACAGGCTGGCTGGTTACCGCACTTTCTGCGGTTGGAAGATCATGAAGGCTATTTGATCGGCGCTGTTCCCAACTACTTAAAAGGCCATAGTCAGGGCGAATATGTCTTCGATCATGGCTGGGCAGATGCTTTTGAACGCGCAGGCGGACGTTACTACCCCAAGTTTCAAGCCTCTATTCCGTTTACGCCTGCAACCGGTCCGCGTTTGCTTCATCATCGGGAGTTTGAGCCAGAAGCTATTCAGGTTGCGCTCGCGACGGGGCTGCGGCAACTCACTGATCAAACAGGCGCTTCTTCTGCTCACGTTACATTCGCGCCTCAGACCGAGATTTCATCGCTCGAAGCAGCCGGATATCTGCATCGAACGGATCAGCAGTTTCACTTTATAAACAATGGCTTTTCTAATTATGATGATTTTCTGAACGAGCTTGTGTCAAGAAAACGAAAAGCGCTCAAAAAAGAACGCCGAGAAGCGGTTTCAGAAGGCATCGAAATCGACTGGCTGACGAGCAAGGAGCTGACGGAATCGGTTTGGGATGACTTTTATGAATTCTATATAGATACAGGGAGCCGCAAGTGGGGCCGCCCCTATCTCAACCGCAAGTTTTTCTCGCTGATTGGCGAGAGCATGGCCGACGATATTCTGCTGGTCATGGCGAAGCGTAATGGTCGTTACATTGCAGGCGCGATCAACTTCATCGGCAGTGACACGCTTTACGGTCGTCACTGGGGCTGCATTGAGGATCACCCCTATCTGCATTTCGAGGTTTGCTACCACCAAGCAATCGATTTTGCGATTGATCGGAAACTGAGTGTTGTCGAAGCCGGAGCGCAAGGTGAACACAAACTTGCGCGTGGCTATGTGCCTGTTACGACCCATTCCGCGCATTACATTGCGCATGAAGGTTTCCGCCGCGCTGTCAGCGAATATCTGGTACGTGAGCGACGAGAGGTCGATTATATCCATGCAGCACTCGAAGAGCACTCGCCTTTCAAGCACACATGA
- a CDS encoding HIT family protein has protein sequence MSATYDDNNIFAKILRGEIPSTRVYETDDVVAFMDVMPQGTGHTLVVPKAPSRNLLDAKPEALAEAIKAVQKIANAVKKAFVADGVTVIQFNEPAAGQTVYHLHFHVIPRFEGVELKPHTGKMEDTAVLTANAEKIRAAL, from the coding sequence ATGTCCGCCACCTATGATGACAACAACATCTTCGCAAAAATCCTGCGCGGCGAGATTCCTTCAACGCGCGTCTATGAAACGGATGATGTTGTGGCATTCATGGATGTCATGCCGCAAGGAACCGGCCATACGCTTGTTGTTCCAAAAGCACCGTCACGCAACCTACTTGATGCAAAGCCGGAAGCGCTCGCAGAAGCCATCAAAGCCGTGCAGAAAATAGCCAATGCCGTCAAGAAGGCTTTTGTCGCGGATGGCGTCACTGTCATTCAGTTCAATGAACCGGCAGCAGGACAAACCGTTTACCACCTGCATTTCCACGTCATTCCGCGTTTTGAAGGCGTGGAACTGAAACCGCACACCGGAAAAATGGAAGACACCGCTGTTCTTACAGCAAATGCTGAGAAAATCCGCGCAGCACTTTGA
- a CDS encoding AzlD domain-containing protein yields MNWDSYSDWWWPLLFILLAGALPTYVFRVMGVIVGGRVREDSEALVFVRCVATALVAGVIAQLILYPNGELANSPMWLRVGSAAAGFFAYLIAGKRLLVGIVVTEALLVTGLLSL; encoded by the coding sequence ATGAATTGGGATAGTTACTCCGATTGGTGGTGGCCGCTTCTGTTTATCCTGCTTGCAGGCGCTCTTCCAACATATGTTTTCCGCGTGATGGGCGTGATTGTCGGGGGCAGGGTCCGCGAAGATTCTGAAGCGCTGGTATTCGTGCGCTGTGTCGCTACGGCACTTGTTGCGGGCGTTATTGCGCAGCTCATTCTTTATCCGAACGGGGAGCTTGCCAACTCGCCCATGTGGCTGCGTGTCGGATCGGCAGCGGCGGGCTTTTTTGCTTATCTCATTGCTGGAAAGCGTTTACTTGTCGGAATTGTCGTGACTGAAGCCCTGCTCGTCACAGGGCTTCTAAGCTTATAA
- the clpA gene encoding ATP-dependent Clp protease ATP-binding subunit ClpA, whose amino-acid sequence MPSFSPSLERALHQALTIANERHHEYATLEHLLLALIDDQDAGAVMRACNVDLEHLKKIVTDYIDRELDNLVTGYDEDSKPTAAFQRVIQRAVIHVQSSNREEVTGANVLVAIFAERESHAAYFLQEQQMTRYDAVNYISHGISKRTQGSEPRTPRGAESASEERTSVEPEEGAKKKQDALTAYCVNLNEKAKAGRIDPLIGRDTEISRTIQVLCRRSKNNPLYVGDPGVGKTAIAEGLAKRIVEGDVPEALADATIFSLDMGTLLAGTRYRGDFEERLKQVVKELEEYPGAVLFIDEIHTVIGAGATSGGAMDASNLLKPALSSGAIRCIGSTTYKEYRQFFEKDRALVRRFQKIDVNEPSIPDAIEIMKGLKPYFEDFHKVKYTVDAIKSAVELSARYISDRKLPDKAIDVIDETGASQMLLPENKRKKTIGVKEIEATIATMARIPPKSVSKDDEQVLAHLDAELKRVVYGQDLAIEALSSAIKLARAGLREADKPIGSYLFSGPTGVGKTEVAKQLASSLGVELLRFDMSEYMERHTVSRLIGAPPGYVGFDQGGLLTDGVDQHPHCVLLLDEIEKAHPDLYNILLQVMDHGSLTDHNGKKIDFRNVILIMTTNAGAADMAKAAIGFGSTRREGDDMEAINRLFTPEFRNRLDAIVPFGPLPVPVIHQVVQKFVLQLEAQLAERGVTFELTEPAIAWLADKGYDERMGARPLARVIQEHIKKPLANEVLFGKLKHGGTVRVDVITKDDGKTDLALETVSDKPVTPKKDIPAEKKQPVRKKAAPKKAEKEKVLAGKDEAAPKPAAKASTAKSSVPKVPRKK is encoded by the coding sequence ATGCCATCGTTTTCTCCCAGCCTTGAAAGGGCGCTGCATCAGGCGCTTACCATCGCGAACGAGCGGCATCACGAATATGCCACGCTCGAACATCTTTTACTTGCCCTGATCGACGATCAGGATGCGGGCGCAGTGATGCGCGCCTGTAACGTCGATCTTGAGCATCTTAAGAAGATCGTTACCGATTATATTGACCGTGAACTGGACAATCTCGTCACTGGCTATGATGAAGATTCGAAGCCGACGGCGGCTTTCCAGCGCGTGATTCAGCGCGCTGTCATTCATGTTCAGTCGTCAAATCGAGAAGAAGTGACCGGCGCCAATGTTTTGGTTGCCATTTTCGCTGAACGCGAAAGCCATGCTGCCTACTTCCTGCAAGAGCAGCAGATGACGCGTTATGATGCTGTGAACTATATTTCGCATGGCATTTCCAAGCGCACGCAGGGCAGCGAACCGCGCACGCCGCGTGGTGCTGAAAGTGCGAGCGAAGAACGCACCAGCGTGGAGCCGGAAGAAGGCGCAAAGAAAAAGCAGGATGCATTGACTGCTTATTGCGTCAATCTGAATGAAAAGGCCAAAGCGGGTCGTATTGATCCGTTGATCGGACGCGACACTGAGATCAGTCGCACGATTCAGGTTCTTTGCCGACGCTCCAAGAACAATCCGCTTTATGTGGGTGATCCGGGTGTTGGTAAAACGGCGATTGCTGAAGGTTTGGCAAAGCGAATCGTGGAAGGCGATGTGCCGGAAGCGCTTGCTGACGCGACGATCTTTTCGCTCGATATGGGTACACTGCTTGCAGGCACCCGTTATCGGGGTGATTTTGAAGAGCGCCTGAAACAGGTTGTGAAAGAACTCGAAGAATATCCGGGTGCGGTTCTGTTCATCGATGAAATTCACACGGTCATCGGTGCAGGTGCCACTTCGGGCGGTGCGATGGACGCATCGAACCTGTTGAAGCCAGCGCTTTCTTCGGGTGCGATCCGTTGCATTGGTTCGACGACCTATAAGGAGTATCGTCAGTTCTTCGAGAAGGACCGCGCTCTGGTGCGTCGTTTCCAGAAGATTGATGTCAATGAGCCATCGATCCCGGATGCGATTGAGATCATGAAGGGTCTGAAGCCGTATTTTGAAGACTTCCATAAAGTCAAATATACTGTTGATGCCATCAAGTCGGCTGTAGAGCTTTCCGCACGCTATATCTCTGACCGCAAGTTGCCTGATAAAGCCATCGATGTGATCGATGAAACTGGTGCGAGCCAGATGCTTCTGCCGGAGAACAAGCGCAAGAAGACCATTGGCGTCAAGGAAATCGAAGCAACAATCGCCACCATGGCACGGATTCCGCCGAAATCGGTTTCGAAGGATGACGAGCAGGTGCTTGCACATCTTGATGCCGAGTTGAAGCGTGTGGTCTATGGTCAGGACTTGGCGATTGAAGCGCTTTCGTCTGCAATCAAACTCGCGCGTGCTGGCCTTCGTGAAGCAGACAAGCCAATCGGCTCCTATCTGTTCTCCGGCCCAACAGGTGTCGGTAAAACGGAAGTTGCCAAGCAACTTGCTTCTTCGCTGGGCGTTGAACTGCTTCGTTTCGATATGTCAGAATACATGGAGCGCCATACGGTATCGCGTTTGATCGGTGCCCCTCCAGGATATGTCGGCTTTGATCAGGGTGGCCTTCTGACCGATGGAGTTGATCAGCATCCGCATTGCGTGCTGTTGCTTGACGAAATCGAAAAGGCGCATCCAGACCTCTACAACATTCTGTTGCAGGTTATGGATCATGGCTCGCTTACCGATCACAACGGGAAGAAGATCGATTTCCGCAACGTGATTTTGATCATGACCACCAATGCCGGTGCTGCCGATATGGCAAAGGCCGCGATTGGTTTCGGTTCGACCCGGCGCGAAGGCGACGACATGGAAGCGATCAACCGGCTGTTCACGCCGGAATTCCGTAACCGTCTCGATGCGATCGTTCCATTCGGACCACTGCCGGTTCCGGTCATTCATCAGGTCGTCCAGAAGTTCGTGCTGCAGCTCGAAGCACAGCTGGCAGAACGTGGCGTGACATTCGAACTGACTGAGCCTGCTATCGCATGGCTTGCTGACAAGGGTTATGATGAGCGCATGGGCGCGCGTCCGCTGGCTCGCGTCATTCAGGAGCACATCAAGAAGCCATTGGCCAATGAAGTATTGTTCGGCAAGCTCAAGCATGGCGGCACGGTTCGCGTCGATGTGATTACGAAGGATGACGGCAAGACCGATCTTGCTCTCGAGACTGTTTCCGACAAGCCGGTTACGCCTAAGAAGGATATTCCGGCTGAGAAGAAGCAGCCTGTGCGCAAGAAGGCAGCACCGAAGAAGGCTGAAAAGGAAAAGGTTCTGGCTGGCAAGGACGAGGCCGCGCCAAAGCCTGCCGCCAAGGCTTCGACGGCGAAATCGTCGGTTCCTAAAGTGCCGCGGAAAAAATAA
- the clpS gene encoding ATP-dependent Clp protease adapter ClpS, which translates to MRHLNPVMQSKANGGNGPDNGTVVVTRTQTKTKKPSLYRVLLLNDDYTPMEFVIHVLQRFFQKDMDDATRIMLHVHNHGVGECGVFTYEVAETKVSQVMDFARQNQHPLQCVMEKK; encoded by the coding sequence ATGCGGCATTTAAATCCAGTCATGCAAAGCAAGGCAAATGGCGGGAACGGACCCGATAATGGGACCGTTGTGGTCACGCGCACGCAGACCAAAACCAAGAAGCCAAGTCTCTATCGCGTTTTGCTTCTCAATGATGACTATACTCCTATGGAGTTTGTCATTCATGTCCTGCAACGTTTTTTCCAAAAAGACATGGACGACGCGACGCGTATCATGTTGCATGTCCATAATCATGGTGTCGGTGAGTGCGGCGTATTCACATACGAAGTTGCTGAGACTAAGGTTAGTCAGGTCATGGATTTTGCCCGCCAAAACCAGCATCCATTACAATGTGTAATGGAGAAAAAGTGA
- a CDS encoding D-alanyl-D-alanine carboxypeptidase codes for MRIAFSNVAYALKRAAQATLLLAVVTGCSTASTTVPALANDRYAAIVVDANTGKTLFASNPDAKRYPASLTKMMTIYMLLEAIQTGRINKDTRIPVSAYAAARPPTKIGFKKGQTIRVEDAILAMVTKSANDVAAASGEFLGGSEERFAQMMTAKARRLGMSNTTFRNASGLPNMQQVTTARDMAILSIALRQHFPRDFAYFSRSSFDYRGQTIRGHNRLLGRIEGVDGIKTGYTNASGYNLASSVNLDGRRIVAVVMGGNTGASRDAHMAQLIKKYLPAATRGRVSEPLIAMRSEVPQVVASAALPKARNAPVPVARQVAEVADVINNESGEGDVEQPQVLALAAPTQRPAAMAAQAAVRPTPKAVVPSAPVPHEIDPVTTASAPAASGGWAIQVGSLPSEGQARDMLTKVSSSVGAPLRSASPYTETFVKGNATFYRARFVGFSSKQAAWDACASLKKKNFGCYAVAN; via the coding sequence GTGCGTATAGCATTCAGTAACGTAGCATATGCCTTGAAAAGAGCGGCGCAAGCCACACTTCTTCTAGCTGTTGTAACAGGCTGCTCTACGGCCTCAACGACCGTTCCAGCTCTAGCCAATGACAGATATGCTGCCATTGTTGTCGATGCCAACACAGGTAAAACGCTGTTTGCATCAAACCCGGATGCAAAACGCTACCCTGCGTCGTTAACAAAGATGATGACGATCTATATGCTGCTTGAAGCTATTCAGACCGGTCGCATCAATAAAGATACACGTATTCCAGTCTCAGCCTATGCCGCAGCTCGCCCGCCGACAAAAATAGGCTTCAAAAAAGGCCAGACTATTCGCGTTGAAGATGCAATTCTTGCAATGGTGACAAAATCTGCCAATGACGTTGCAGCAGCATCGGGCGAATTCCTCGGCGGCTCAGAAGAGCGTTTTGCCCAGATGATGACTGCAAAAGCCCGTCGCCTTGGCATGAGCAACACCACATTCCGCAATGCATCCGGTCTACCAAACATGCAGCAGGTCACAACTGCGCGTGACATGGCGATTCTCAGTATCGCCCTTCGTCAGCATTTCCCACGCGACTTTGCATATTTTTCGCGTAGCAGCTTCGATTATCGCGGTCAGACCATTCGCGGTCACAACCGTCTTCTTGGCCGCATTGAAGGCGTTGATGGAATCAAGACCGGTTATACCAATGCATCCGGCTATAACCTTGCTTCGTCAGTCAATCTCGATGGACGTCGTATCGTAGCAGTCGTTATGGGTGGCAATACTGGCGCGAGCCGCGATGCACACATGGCGCAGCTTATTAAGAAGTACTTGCCAGCAGCAACGCGTGGCCGTGTATCTGAACCGCTTATTGCAATGCGTAGTGAAGTGCCTCAGGTCGTCGCCTCTGCGGCATTGCCAAAGGCTCGCAACGCGCCAGTTCCGGTTGCTCGTCAAGTTGCTGAGGTTGCGGACGTCATCAACAATGAATCGGGCGAAGGCGACGTCGAGCAGCCACAGGTGCTGGCGCTTGCAGCCCCTACCCAGCGCCCGGCAGCAATGGCCGCACAGGCAGCGGTTCGCCCAACGCCAAAGGCAGTAGTTCCTTCCGCACCAGTGCCACATGAAATTGACCCGGTCACAACAGCATCTGCACCAGCAGCATCTGGTGGCTGGGCCATTCAGGTCGGATCGCTGCCCAGCGAAGGTCAGGCCCGCGATATGCTGACCAAGGTTTCGTCGTCCGTTGGCGCTCCTCTGCGTTCGGCATCCCCCTACACCGAGACATTTGTGAAGGGTAACGCGACTTTCTACCGTGCCCGCTTTGTTGGCTTTTCTTCAAAGCAAGCCGCATGGGATGCATGCGCATCACTGAAAAAGAAGAACTTTGGCTGTTACGCGGTCGCAAACTAA